The proteins below come from a single Roseiflexus sp. RS-1 genomic window:
- a CDS encoding proton-conducting transporter transmembrane domain-containing protein — protein MDGLMIGNLALIAYLAPLSLFVVALMASINLVRSVDLTFQLGRAVSAGSFLLLIAIGIVVFTSGPIVSPLIGVGEAGIALRLDALSVMMSWLVTLLGTLLIQFSRNYLDGDPRQKLFFIRLYLTVGAVLLMVLSGNLWQLVLAWIGMSLALHELLVFYPERPRAIRAARKKFIAARIGDACLIVAAVLLVQAFGTADLGMIRAAAAAALADGNVPASVAAAAILIVVTASLKSAMFPFHGWLLEVMETPTPVSALLHAGLLNAGIFLVVRFGELVFLSTPALIMLIVIGGFTAIFASSSMITQSSVKVSLAYSSAAHMGFMLMLCGFGAHTVAMMHLIAHSCYKAHAFLSSGSIIEYVRNTGAQKLDTPPHPLSFLVNMAAAVAIFLAVATALGIDITKRPGETAMITIFMIAVAYLLVKGNTARAPLPVIGRTMLMAALVTLAFFALEVTAEALLGGAVAVYPPLNMATMIAIVVAVVIFGIVMAFSAWLPALVNRPVWQALYVHLKNGFYANALFDRFMDAVRLAR, from the coding sequence ATGGACGGTTTGATGATCGGCAATCTGGCGCTTATCGCGTATCTTGCGCCGCTATCACTGTTCGTGGTGGCGCTCATGGCTTCGATCAACCTGGTACGGTCGGTTGATCTGACCTTCCAACTCGGGCGTGCTGTCAGCGCAGGTTCGTTCTTGCTGTTGATTGCAATCGGGATCGTTGTTTTCACGTCCGGTCCAATTGTCAGCCCGCTGATCGGCGTCGGCGAAGCGGGCATTGCGCTGCGCCTGGATGCGCTGAGTGTCATGATGTCGTGGCTGGTGACATTGCTGGGAACATTGCTGATCCAGTTCAGCCGCAACTATCTTGATGGCGATCCGCGCCAGAAACTCTTTTTCATCCGCCTCTACCTGACCGTCGGCGCCGTCCTGCTGATGGTGTTGTCCGGCAATCTCTGGCAATTAGTGCTGGCGTGGATCGGCATGAGCCTCGCGCTGCACGAACTCCTGGTGTTCTATCCTGAGCGCCCGCGTGCGATCCGGGCCGCCCGCAAGAAGTTTATCGCCGCCCGGATTGGCGATGCATGTCTGATCGTCGCTGCGGTGTTGCTGGTGCAGGCATTTGGCACTGCCGATCTGGGCATGATCCGTGCAGCAGCGGCTGCAGCGCTTGCGGATGGAAACGTTCCCGCCAGCGTTGCTGCTGCCGCAATACTGATCGTGGTGACCGCTTCACTGAAATCGGCGATGTTCCCATTTCACGGCTGGTTGCTCGAAGTGATGGAAACGCCAACCCCGGTGTCGGCGCTGCTACACGCCGGTCTGCTCAACGCAGGCATCTTTCTGGTGGTGCGGTTCGGCGAACTGGTCTTTCTGTCGACCCCGGCGCTGATCATGCTGATTGTGATCGGCGGTTTCACTGCCATCTTCGCCTCGTCATCAATGATCACCCAGAGCAGCGTCAAAGTCTCGCTTGCCTATTCGAGCGCTGCGCACATGGGTTTTATGTTGATGTTGTGCGGGTTCGGCGCGCACACGGTCGCCATGATGCATCTCATCGCCCATTCCTGCTACAAGGCGCACGCCTTCCTGTCATCCGGCAGCATCATCGAGTATGTGCGGAATACCGGCGCCCAGAAACTGGACACACCGCCGCATCCGCTCAGTTTCCTGGTGAATATGGCGGCAGCGGTCGCGATCTTTCTGGCAGTTGCGACTGCGCTCGGCATCGACATCACCAAGCGTCCGGGTGAGACTGCGATGATCACGATATTCATGATCGCTGTCGCCTATTTGCTGGTGAAGGGCAACACTGCCAGGGCGCCTCTTCCTGTGATCGGTCGCACGATGCTGATGGCGGCGCTGGTGACCCTCGCCTTCTTCGCCCTTGAAGTGACCGCAGAAGCGTTGCTCGGCGGAGCAGTGGCGGTCTACCCGCCGCTCAATATGGCAACGATGATCGCAATCGTGGTGGCAGTCGTCATCTTCGGCATCGTGATGGCGTTCAGCGCCTGGCTGCCCGCGCTGGTCAA
- a CDS encoding SPFH domain-containing protein codes for MSDRKRQSQPPTQGGTGVNIAGRTVAIVFVLLIIAGLGAATARFVQVDEGQRGIIVTSGAVEGIQEPGIFFRPFAPFTRVEIVNVRRQTVTLSQNVASSDKQLYDIDIQVDYSRKTDPALLRQMYARIGTSDDLLRTQLDGFIADALKSASTQFSLDQALSDRGGFAQRIRANLTTPPGPGQESPADQLFVVIEAVKVLDIKVSEEYARLLSEKANLEVKIETEERRRQQIEAEQANNLFQAEQEARVALTREKGKTAAALEEANREAQVRAIQGRYWRENPELFELRIRELMVEMLKSGNVWFIDPNTNLTLLLNQMATGTTVVPNPSSGQRTSPQPTPSQPASPEQPSAPATTP; via the coding sequence ATGTCTGATCGAAAGCGTCAGAGCCAGCCGCCAACACAAGGAGGAACAGGAGTGAACATCGCAGGACGAACTGTTGCTATCGTGTTTGTGCTGCTGATCATCGCCGGGTTGGGTGCGGCAACCGCGCGGTTTGTGCAGGTTGACGAAGGGCAGCGTGGCATCATCGTGACCAGCGGCGCCGTTGAGGGGATACAGGAGCCAGGGATCTTTTTCCGTCCCTTTGCGCCCTTCACCCGTGTCGAAATTGTCAATGTCCGTCGTCAGACGGTGACACTGAGCCAGAATGTCGCCAGTAGCGACAAACAGTTGTACGATATCGACATCCAGGTCGATTACAGCCGCAAAACCGATCCGGCGTTGCTGCGGCAGATGTATGCACGGATCGGCACCAGCGACGACCTGCTCCGGACACAACTCGACGGATTCATCGCCGATGCGCTCAAGAGCGCCAGCACGCAGTTCTCGCTCGACCAGGCGCTCTCTGACCGTGGCGGTTTTGCGCAGCGCATTCGCGCCAATCTGACGACGCCGCCGGGTCCGGGGCAGGAGAGTCCTGCCGATCAACTGTTCGTTGTGATCGAGGCAGTCAAGGTGCTCGATATCAAGGTCAGTGAGGAGTACGCCCGTCTGCTTTCCGAAAAGGCGAATCTGGAGGTGAAGATCGAAACTGAGGAGCGTCGTCGCCAGCAGATCGAGGCGGAACAGGCGAACAATCTGTTCCAGGCCGAGCAGGAAGCGCGGGTGGCGCTGACCCGCGAGAAGGGAAAGACGGCAGCCGCACTCGAGGAGGCGAACCGCGAGGCGCAGGTGCGCGCGATCCAGGGACGCTACTGGCGCGAGAATCCAGAACTGTTTGAACTGCGCATCCGTGAATTGATGGTCGAAATGTTGAAGAGCGGCAATGTCTGGTTCATCGACCCGAATACCAACCTCACCCTGTTGCTGAATCAGATGGCGACCGGCACAACAGTCGTGCCCAACCCGTCGTCGGGGCAGCGCACCTCGCCGCAACCGACGCCATCCCAGCCAGCGTCGCCTGAGCAACCATCGGCGCCAGCGACGACGCCGTAA
- a CDS encoding APC family permease, whose product MIAELKRLVVGQPLANEQLVHERLPKRLALAVFSSDALSSTAYATEAILIVLSAAGAAALWLATPIALGIAVLLMTVAFSYMQTIKAYPQGGGTYIVARENLGTIPSLTAASALLIDYILTVAVSMSAGVAAITSAWPMLEPYRVELAVGLIGLVSLANLRGVKESGAMFAIPTYTFVASMFLLIGTGLFNIVTGHVTPAPPPATPHLADGVGALSLFLILRAFAAGCTALTGIEAIADGVPAFKKPEARNAAITLAIMAALLIAMFLGITVLANAYHIIPDGSSEPETANSQLARAIFGAGSPFYFLLQIATMAILVLASNTAFADFPRLAYFLARDRYFPRQFTQRGDRLVFSNGIVVLGLIASILVVAFHAREQALLPLYAVGVFISFTISQTGMVRRWWRLRTPGWRRSALINGAGAVMTGIVMLVLAITKFREGAWAVLLLIPLMVTVLLNIHQHYQAVARQLSLADAPRPSPVRRHTALVLISGVHRGMLPALQYALSIAPDNVTAVYVDLDPENTEKIRRKWNEWGCGIPLVILPSPYRSLMQPLLQYIDEVEARYDDDVLTIILPEFVPSKWWQYILHNQTGLQLKAALFFSRGKVVTSVPYHLEH is encoded by the coding sequence ATGATTGCCGAACTCAAACGTCTGGTCGTTGGCCAGCCGCTCGCCAACGAACAGTTAGTCCACGAACGATTGCCCAAGCGCCTGGCGCTTGCGGTTTTCTCTTCCGATGCGCTCTCATCGACGGCATACGCCACCGAAGCGATCCTGATCGTGCTTTCGGCGGCCGGTGCAGCCGCGCTCTGGCTTGCCACACCGATTGCGCTCGGCATTGCCGTCCTGCTGATGACGGTCGCATTTTCCTACATGCAGACGATCAAAGCGTACCCGCAGGGAGGCGGCACCTACATCGTCGCGCGTGAGAACCTGGGAACGATCCCGTCGCTCACCGCAGCCTCGGCGCTCCTGATCGACTATATTCTCACCGTCGCAGTGAGTATGTCGGCGGGCGTGGCGGCGATTACATCAGCCTGGCCCATGCTTGAACCATACCGCGTCGAACTGGCAGTCGGACTGATCGGACTGGTCAGCCTGGCAAACCTGCGCGGCGTCAAGGAATCGGGCGCGATGTTCGCCATTCCGACATACACCTTCGTTGCCAGCATGTTCCTTCTGATTGGCACAGGGCTGTTCAACATCGTCACCGGGCATGTGACCCCCGCGCCGCCGCCAGCGACGCCGCACCTGGCTGACGGCGTCGGAGCGCTCTCCCTGTTTCTGATACTGCGCGCATTTGCCGCCGGATGCACGGCGCTGACCGGCATTGAAGCCATTGCCGACGGCGTCCCTGCCTTCAAAAAACCAGAAGCGCGCAACGCTGCGATCACCCTTGCAATCATGGCGGCGCTGCTGATCGCTATGTTTCTCGGCATCACCGTGCTGGCGAATGCGTACCACATCATTCCCGACGGCAGCAGCGAGCCGGAAACGGCAAACTCGCAACTGGCGCGCGCAATCTTCGGCGCCGGCTCTCCGTTCTACTTCCTGCTCCAGATCGCAACCATGGCGATCCTGGTGCTGGCGTCGAACACCGCATTCGCCGATTTCCCGCGGCTGGCATACTTCCTTGCCCGTGATCGCTACTTCCCGCGCCAGTTCACCCAGCGCGGCGACCGACTGGTCTTCTCCAACGGCATCGTTGTGCTTGGACTGATCGCATCGATCCTGGTAGTCGCATTCCACGCGCGCGAACAGGCTTTGTTGCCGCTCTACGCCGTCGGCGTGTTTATTTCCTTCACCATCTCACAAACAGGCATGGTGCGCCGCTGGTGGCGACTCCGGACGCCAGGCTGGCGCCGCAGCGCGCTGATCAACGGCGCTGGCGCCGTGATGACCGGCATCGTGATGCTGGTGCTGGCAATCACGAAGTTCCGCGAAGGCGCCTGGGCAGTGCTGCTGCTGATCCCGCTGATGGTGACAGTGCTGCTGAACATTCACCAACACTATCAGGCGGTCGCCCGGCAACTCTCGCTGGCGGACGCGCCCCGTCCATCGCCGGTACGCCGTCACACCGCGCTGGTGCTCATCAGCGGCGTCCATCGCGGCATGCTTCCGGCGCTCCAGTACGCGCTGTCGATCGCGCCCGACAATGTGACGGCGGTGTATGTCGATCTCGATCCCGAAAACACCGAAAAAATCAGGCGCAAGTGGAACGAGTGGGGATGCGGCATTCCGCTGGTCATTCTGCCATCGCCGTACCGCTCACTGATGCAACCGCTGCTCCAGTACATCGATGAGGTTGAGGCGCGCTACGACGACGATGTGCTGACGATCATCCTGCCGGAATTCGTACCGTCGAAATGGTGGCAGTACATCCTGCACAATCAAACCGGGCTACAACTCAAAGCTGCGCTCTTCTTCAGCCGAGGCAAGGTTGTGACCAGCGTGCCCTACCATCTGGAGCACTGA
- a CDS encoding FAD-binding and (Fe-S)-binding domain-containing protein — translation MNYADLAAELRECVKGDVHTDAISRAIYATDASIYQIEPLGVVLPRDEEDVAAVVRLARLRRLPILPRGGGTSLAGQAVGRAIHLDFTRYMNRLLEVNVAEQWAWVEPGIILDQLNAEVAPHGLMFAPDVSPSNRATIGGMIANNSSGMYSLVYGKTIDHVLELKVMLSDGSITTFRPLDETELRARLSNPELEGRIYRAVARLAHDHADEIARRYPKVLRRVGGYNLDAFVPVVEEGQTRYGIMFGSRSPDRRFNMANMIVGSEGTLAIVLAARLRLVPRPKHTAIAILEFATLDAALDAVVPCLECEPAAVELMDDILLDLTRKSHEYAQYLAMFVQGTPGALLQVEFFGETGDDVRAHLDRLEQRLRGHYQAMTPVLTAERKRAVLAVRKAGLPLLQSLSPDLKPETFVEDSAVPPERLNIYLRRFRDICHAHGVRVAFYGHASVGVIHARPLLNLKDAGDVRKMRAIAEQIKDLVIEFGGALSGEHGDGMLRAEFNRELFGDTLYEAFREIKHTFDPYDILNPGKIVEAPPMDASLRYGASYHPIQLHTHFRFSDTGGIVGAVELCNGNGLCRKVAGGTMCPSYMVTRDEEHSTRGRANALRMVFSGALPLDALTSARMKEVMDLCLECKGCTGECPSRVNMTRLKSEWLSIYYDRHGIPLRSRLFGSIRTINELGSRIAPLANRALALPFVPWLTERLIGVSRHRRLPPFADQPFHRWFEKRPTPVGADRPSVVLFPDTFADYNDPHVAQAAVHVLEAAGYRVLLPTRRVCCGRPQISKGLLKEARALAQRQIDALGPYAAAGIPIIGLEPSCILTFRDEYPDLLDDPRTATLAQMSFLFDEFLAREVRTGRATLRFKQPDQAPRRYLFHGHCHQKALIGSQHALALLRMIPGAEVHEVDSGCCGMAGSFGYEVEHYVISQKIGERALFPAIRSLPADATIVAMGTSCRQQIADGTGRRADHLAGVLADVLEE, via the coding sequence ATGAATTACGCCGATCTGGCTGCTGAATTGCGTGAATGCGTCAAGGGTGATGTGCACACCGATGCGATCTCGCGCGCTATCTATGCGACCGATGCCAGCATCTATCAGATCGAGCCGCTGGGGGTGGTGCTACCCAGGGACGAAGAGGACGTTGCAGCGGTCGTGCGCCTGGCGCGCCTCCGTCGCCTCCCGATCCTGCCGCGCGGCGGCGGTACGAGCCTGGCGGGGCAGGCGGTGGGGCGCGCCATCCACCTCGATTTTACTCGCTATATGAACCGCCTGCTGGAGGTCAACGTCGCCGAACAGTGGGCTTGGGTCGAGCCGGGGATCATCCTCGATCAGTTGAATGCAGAAGTGGCGCCGCACGGTTTGATGTTTGCACCCGATGTTTCGCCGTCGAACCGCGCAACCATCGGCGGGATGATCGCCAACAACTCGTCCGGTATGTATTCACTCGTCTACGGCAAAACCATCGACCACGTGCTGGAACTGAAGGTGATGCTGTCCGATGGCAGTATCACCACCTTCCGACCGCTCGATGAAACGGAATTGCGTGCCAGGCTGAGCAACCCCGAACTCGAAGGACGGATCTACCGCGCAGTTGCGCGTCTGGCGCACGACCATGCCGACGAGATTGCGCGTCGCTATCCCAAAGTGCTGCGGCGCGTCGGCGGCTACAATCTCGATGCGTTCGTGCCAGTCGTCGAAGAGGGACAGACCCGCTACGGTATTATGTTCGGTTCGCGTTCCCCCGACCGACGGTTCAACATGGCGAACATGATCGTCGGCTCGGAGGGCACGCTGGCAATCGTGCTGGCGGCGCGGCTGCGCCTCGTTCCCCGTCCCAAACATACCGCGATTGCGATTCTGGAGTTTGCCACGCTCGACGCTGCGCTCGATGCAGTGGTTCCCTGCCTGGAGTGCGAACCTGCCGCCGTCGAATTGATGGACGATATTCTGCTCGACCTGACGCGCAAGTCGCACGAATACGCGCAGTATCTGGCGATGTTCGTGCAGGGAACGCCGGGTGCGCTGTTGCAGGTGGAGTTCTTCGGCGAGACCGGCGATGACGTGCGCGCGCATCTGGATCGCCTGGAACAGCGTCTGCGGGGGCATTACCAGGCAATGACCCCTGTGCTCACTGCTGAGCGCAAACGCGCAGTACTGGCAGTGCGCAAGGCGGGGCTGCCGCTGCTCCAGTCGCTCTCACCCGACCTGAAACCCGAAACGTTTGTCGAAGACTCCGCGGTTCCGCCAGAGAGATTGAACATCTACCTGCGCCGGTTCCGCGACATCTGCCACGCGCACGGGGTGCGGGTCGCCTTTTACGGGCACGCCAGCGTTGGCGTCATTCACGCCCGCCCGCTCCTCAACCTGAAGGACGCGGGGGATGTGCGCAAGATGCGCGCAATTGCCGAACAGATCAAAGACCTGGTGATCGAATTCGGCGGGGCGCTCTCCGGCGAGCATGGCGACGGGATGCTGCGGGCTGAGTTCAACCGCGAGTTATTCGGCGATACCCTCTACGAAGCCTTTCGCGAGATCAAGCATACGTTCGACCCTTACGACATTCTCAACCCCGGCAAGATCGTCGAAGCGCCGCCGATGGATGCCAGCCTGCGGTATGGCGCATCGTATCATCCGATCCAGTTGCATACCCACTTTCGCTTCAGCGACACCGGCGGCATTGTCGGTGCGGTCGAGTTGTGCAACGGCAACGGTCTGTGCCGCAAAGTGGCGGGTGGCACGATGTGCCCCAGTTACATGGTGACGCGCGACGAAGAACACTCGACCCGCGGGCGTGCCAACGCGCTGCGGATGGTCTTCTCCGGAGCGCTTCCGCTCGATGCGCTCACCAGCGCACGCATGAAAGAAGTGATGGACCTGTGTCTGGAGTGCAAAGGGTGCACCGGCGAATGCCCGTCACGGGTCAATATGACCCGTCTGAAGTCCGAGTGGCTCTCGATCTACTATGATCGCCACGGCATTCCGCTGCGATCACGACTGTTCGGCAGCATTCGCACCATCAATGAACTCGGCAGTCGGATTGCGCCGCTGGCGAACCGCGCACTGGCGCTGCCATTCGTCCCCTGGCTCACCGAACGGCTGATCGGCGTCAGCCGCCACCGTCGTCTGCCGCCATTCGCCGATCAGCCGTTCCATCGCTGGTTCGAGAAACGACCGACGCCGGTCGGCGCCGATCGTCCTTCGGTCGTCCTCTTCCCTGACACATTCGCCGACTATAACGACCCGCACGTTGCGCAGGCTGCGGTGCACGTGCTGGAGGCGGCAGGGTACCGCGTACTCCTGCCGACGCGCCGCGTCTGCTGCGGGCGTCCGCAGATCTCGAAGGGGTTGCTGAAGGAAGCACGGGCGCTGGCGCAGCGTCAGATCGACGCCCTGGGACCGTATGCCGCCGCCGGGATTCCGATCATCGGTCTTGAACCGAGTTGCATCCTGACCTTCCGCGATGAGTATCCCGACCTGCTGGACGATCCCCGCACTGCAACACTGGCGCAGATGTCGTTCCTGTTCGACGAATTCCTGGCGCGTGAGGTTCGCACCGGTCGCGCGACGCTGCGTTTCAAGCAACCGGATCAGGCGCCGCGCCGGTATCTGTTCCACGGTCATTGCCACCAAAAGGCGTTGATCGGCAGCCAGCACGCGCTGGCGCTCCTCCGCATGATCCCCGGCGCGGAGGTGCATGAAGTCGATAGCGGATGCTGCGGCATGGCGGGTTCATTCGGCTACGAAGTGGAACATTACGTCATTTCACAGAAGATCGGCGAGCGCGCGCTCTTCCCGGCTATCCGTTCGCTGCCTGCCGACGCGACGATTGTGGCGATGGGAACCAGTTGCCGCCAGCAGATCGCCGATGGAACCGGAAGACGCGCCGATCACCTTGCCGGGGTGTTGGCTGACGTTCTCGAAGAGTAG
- a CDS encoding acyl-CoA synthetase, with product MTEILTTIAALQRAVAHAPHRPFLLFEGRAYPYATVAAAASRWATRLRAAGVERGDRVALYLENSPAFVAAYLGAHMIGAIVVLINTQYRHTELRHILSDSQARVIIVGDQAHADLVCQAQENAQTIRADAVVLEETGDMPDWASAPAPHDIALLGYTSGTTGRSKGAMLTHANLMANSAAVTRAWHWTEQDRLLLTLPLFHIHGLGVGLNGALFTASTVDLRRGFDATDVIDTLTRGETTMFFGVPTMYTRLIAEARRRLAEGAPFRVDTVRLFVSGSAPLTPQTFAEFEELFGQRILERYGMTETIMNLTNPYDGERRPGTVGMPFPGQEARIVDVRTRQPIPDGVIGEIQVRGPNVFAGYWRNPQATAEAFDADGWFNTGDLGWRGADGYFVITGRARELIISGGYNIYPREVEEVLLDHPAVAEVAVVGLPDPEFGEQVVAVVVPTAQPRDGLEQELIDWCRARLASYKKPRRVIFAATLPRNALGKVQKHLLQQQLQEA from the coding sequence ATGACAGAAATCTTAACAACCATCGCGGCGTTGCAACGGGCGGTGGCGCATGCGCCGCACCGTCCATTTCTGCTGTTTGAAGGGCGCGCTTACCCCTATGCTACCGTTGCCGCAGCCGCTTCCCGCTGGGCGACCCGCCTGCGCGCCGCTGGGGTTGAACGCGGTGACCGCGTCGCACTCTACCTGGAGAACAGCCCGGCGTTCGTGGCTGCATACCTGGGCGCTCATATGATCGGCGCAATTGTGGTATTGATCAACACGCAGTATCGTCACACCGAACTGCGCCATATCCTGAGCGACTCCCAGGCGCGCGTGATCATTGTCGGCGATCAGGCCCACGCCGATCTGGTCTGCCAGGCGCAGGAAAACGCCCAAACCATTCGCGCCGACGCGGTTGTGCTGGAGGAAACGGGCGATATGCCGGATTGGGCGTCTGCGCCCGCACCGCACGATATTGCGCTCCTTGGGTATACATCGGGCACAACCGGACGATCCAAGGGAGCGATGCTCACCCACGCCAACCTGATGGCGAATAGTGCGGCGGTTACACGCGCCTGGCATTGGACCGAACAGGATCGGCTGCTGCTGACACTGCCACTGTTCCACATTCATGGTCTTGGGGTGGGGTTGAACGGCGCCCTCTTCACTGCCAGCACGGTCGATCTGCGGCGCGGTTTCGATGCGACCGACGTGATCGACACCCTGACGCGCGGCGAAACGACCATGTTCTTTGGCGTACCGACCATGTATACCCGCCTGATCGCCGAGGCGCGGCGGCGACTGGCAGAAGGAGCGCCGTTTCGCGTCGATACGGTTCGCCTGTTCGTCTCCGGTTCGGCGCCGCTCACCCCGCAAACCTTCGCCGAATTCGAGGAACTGTTCGGTCAACGCATCCTGGAACGCTACGGGATGACCGAAACCATTATGAATCTGACCAACCCCTACGATGGCGAACGTCGCCCCGGAACAGTCGGCATGCCGTTTCCGGGTCAGGAAGCGCGGATTGTCGATGTGCGCACCCGTCAACCGATCCCCGATGGCGTCATTGGCGAAATTCAGGTGCGCGGTCCGAATGTGTTCGCCGGATACTGGCGCAACCCGCAGGCGACCGCCGAAGCGTTCGATGCCGATGGGTGGTTCAACACCGGCGACCTGGGCTGGCGAGGCGCCGATGGCTATTTTGTCATCACCGGGCGCGCCCGTGAACTGATCATCAGTGGCGGGTACAATATCTATCCGCGCGAGGTCGAGGAAGTGCTGCTCGACCACCCCGCCGTCGCCGAAGTCGCCGTTGTCGGGTTGCCCGACCCGGAGTTTGGTGAACAGGTGGTGGCGGTGGTTGTGCCGACAGCGCAACCGCGCGACGGGCTGGAACAGGAGTTGATCGACTGGTGCCGCGCGCGCCTGGCGAGTTACAAAAAACCGCGTCGGGTCATTTTTGCTGCAACGCTGCCGCGCAACGCACTTGGCAAGGTGCAAAAACATCTTCTGCAACAGCAACTTCAGGAAGCGTGA
- a CDS encoding CaiB/BaiF CoA transferase family protein — translation MPLPLEGLRVLDLSRALAGPFCSMMLGDLGADVIKVEQPGIGDHTRAWGPPFEGGESTYFLSVNRNKRSLALDFRDERGAAVLRRLIASSDVLLENFVPGTLDRRGFGYDACRAIRPDLVYCSISGFGQVGPDRERAAYDQIAQGLGGLMSLIGEPGGPPMRVGIAITDIMAGMFAAYAILAALYHRARTGEGQRVDTSLLEGQLAMLTYQAGNYFATGRAPERPGNQHPSIVPYGVYRAADGYFTLGVGTDDLWLRFCDALDLADLRDHPRFRTNVARLAHRAELNALLEPVFASLRVADIEQRLNAAGVPCGAVHDLAQVFTDPQVQALGSVVTIEHPTAGAIRVVAPPYHFSATPPAIRRPPPLLGQHTDEILAEIGYEQHEIATLRSIGVVA, via the coding sequence ATGCCCCTGCCGCTCGAAGGATTGCGCGTCCTCGATCTGAGCCGCGCACTTGCGGGTCCTTTCTGTTCCATGATGCTCGGCGACCTTGGCGCCGATGTGATCAAAGTCGAACAACCGGGTATCGGCGACCACACACGCGCCTGGGGACCGCCATTCGAAGGCGGTGAGAGCACCTACTTTCTCAGTGTCAATCGCAACAAGCGCAGTCTGGCGCTCGACTTTCGCGACGAGCGCGGCGCTGCAGTTCTTCGCCGCCTGATCGCCAGCAGTGACGTGCTGCTGGAAAACTTCGTTCCCGGCACACTGGACCGGCGCGGGTTCGGTTACGATGCGTGCCGCGCCATTCGTCCTGATCTGGTGTACTGCTCGATCTCCGGTTTCGGTCAGGTCGGACCGGACCGAGAGCGCGCCGCGTATGATCAGATTGCGCAGGGGTTGGGCGGCCTGATGAGCCTGATCGGTGAACCCGGAGGACCGCCGATGCGGGTTGGGATTGCAATCACCGATATTATGGCAGGAATGTTCGCGGCATATGCCATTCTGGCGGCGCTCTACCACCGCGCGCGCACCGGCGAAGGGCAACGGGTGGATACGTCGCTCCTGGAAGGGCAACTGGCGATGCTGACCTATCAGGCGGGCAACTATTTCGCCACCGGTCGCGCACCGGAACGACCGGGCAATCAGCATCCATCGATCGTGCCGTATGGGGTGTATCGCGCCGCCGATGGCTATTTTACGCTCGGCGTCGGCACCGATGATCTGTGGCTGCGCTTCTGTGATGCGCTCGATCTTGCCGACCTGCGTGATCATCCCCGTTTCCGCACGAATGTGGCGCGCCTGGCGCATCGCGCCGAACTGAATGCGCTGCTCGAACCGGTGTTTGCGTCGTTGCGCGTTGCCGACATCGAGCAAAGATTGAATGCCGCCGGTGTGCCGTGCGGCGCGGTGCACGACCTGGCGCAGGTGTTCACCGACCCGCAGGTGCAGGCGCTGGGGAGCGTCGTGACCATCGAGCACCCGACCGCTGGCGCGATCCGGGTCGTTGCTCCACCTTACCACTTCTCAGCGACCCCGCCTGCGATCCGTCGTCCGCCGCCGCTGTTGGGGCAGCATACCGACGAGATCCTGGCGGAAATTGGCTACGAACAGCACGAGATTGCGACGCTCCGTTCGATCGGCGTGGTCGCATAG
- a CDS encoding TlyA family RNA methyltransferase, which yields MAKKVRLDHLLVQRGLAETRARAQALILAGEVRVDGVVRLKAGELVPEDAGIELAGKLPYVSRGGYKLAHALDAFNLSPANFTALDVGASTGGFTDVLLQRGAARVYAVDVGYGLIDVRLRQDPRVVVIERTNIRYLEALPPLEGSSDPVFADCATIDVSFISLKLVLPAVQRLIRPDAWIVALIKPQFEAGPAQVGKGGVVRDPSVHADVLRQVLTFSAAIGVQPHGLTRSPILGPAGNVEFLAWLGGTGPDLDIERAIAAVLEKP from the coding sequence GTGGCAAAGAAGGTCCGGCTTGATCATCTGCTGGTGCAACGTGGGCTGGCAGAGACGCGCGCCCGCGCGCAGGCGTTGATCCTTGCCGGTGAGGTGCGGGTAGATGGCGTCGTCCGCCTTAAGGCCGGCGAACTCGTACCTGAGGATGCCGGGATTGAACTTGCTGGCAAACTGCCGTATGTCAGTCGCGGCGGGTACAAACTGGCGCACGCGCTCGATGCCTTTAATCTTTCTCCGGCGAATTTCACTGCACTCGACGTCGGCGCTTCGACCGGCGGCTTCACCGATGTGCTGTTGCAGCGCGGCGCGGCGCGTGTGTATGCAGTGGATGTCGGGTATGGCTTGATCGATGTGCGGTTACGCCAGGATCCGCGGGTGGTTGTGATCGAACGCACCAACATTCGCTACCTGGAAGCGTTACCCCCCCTCGAAGGCTCGTCTGACCCGGTCTTCGCCGATTGTGCCACAATCGATGTATCGTTCATCTCACTGAAACTGGTACTCCCCGCTGTGCAGCGCCTGATCCGCCCGGATGCCTGGATCGTCGCACTGATCAAACCGCAGTTCGAAGCAGGACCGGCGCAGGTCGGGAAGGGCGGCGTCGTGCGCGATCCATCGGTGCATGCCGACGTGCTGCGTCAGGTGTTGACGTTCTCTGCTGCGATTGGCGTGCAACCGCATGGTCTCACGCGCTCACCCATCCTGGGACCGGCAGGGAACGTCGAGTTTCTGGCGTGGCTTGGCGGTACAGGACCAGACCTCGATATCGAGCGAGCGATTGCAGCAGTGCTTGAGAAACCATAA